One genomic segment of Anguilla anguilla isolate fAngAng1 chromosome 2, fAngAng1.pri, whole genome shotgun sequence includes these proteins:
- the glrx3 gene encoding glutaredoxin 3 — MANFVEVSSSQQFEDLLKKAGKSLSVVHFYAPWAPQCTQMNDVMAELAQDQPQVTFIKLEAEGVPEVSEKYEISSVPTFLLFKSCEKVDRLDGAHAPELTKKVQKLASSVAPAKGAEPPKEDLNDRLKKLISAAPCMLFIKGSPQEPRCGFSRQIVQIMKEHNVKYSSFDILSDEEVRQGLKTYSNWPTYPQVYVNGELLGGLDIIKEMAESGELETTCPKAVTLEHRLKSIINKSPVMLFMKGNKEVAKCGFSRQIIELMNGAGVDYDTFDILQDEEVRQGLKTYSNWPTYPQLYVKGELIGGLDIVKELKESGDLQSVLKGEN; from the exons ATGGCGAATTTTGTGGAGGTTTCATCTTCGCAGCAATTTGAGGACTTGTTAAAAAAAGCTGGCAA GTCACTCTCAGTGGTACATTTCTATGCGCCATGGGCCCCACAGTGTACCCAGATGAACGATGTGATGGCAGAGCTGGCACAGGACCAACCTCAGGTGACATTCATCAAG ctggaGGCAGAAGGTGTGCCCGAGGTGTCGGAGAAGTACGAAATCAGCTCTGTTCCCACCTTCCTCCTGTTCAAG AGCTGTGAGAAAGTTGACCGGCTGGACGGAGCCCACGCCCCGGAGCTGACCAAGAAGGTCCAGAAGCTGGCGTCCAGCGTGGCCCCGGCcaaaggggcggagcctcccAAAGAGGACCTCAACGACAGGCTGAAGAAGCTGATCAGCGCCGCCCCCTGCATGCTCTTCATTAAGGGGTCTCCCCAGGAGCCCCGCTGCG GCTTCAGCAGGCAAATCGTGCAGATCATGAAGGAGCACAACGTCAAGTACAGCAGCTTCGACATCCTCTCCGACGAGGAGGTGCGGCAGGGCCTCAAGACCTACTCCAACTGGCCCACGTACCCCCAGGTCTACGTCAACGGCGagctgctgggggggctggACATCATCAAG GAAATGGCCGAATCCGGAGAGCTGGAGACCACCTGCCCGAAGGCCGTGACGCTAGAGCACAG GCTGAAGTCCATCATCAACAAAAGTCCCGTCATGCTTTTCATGAAAGGCAACAAGGAG GTGGCCAAGTGTGGATTCAGCCGCCAAATCATCGAACTGATGAACGGCGCCGG TGTGGATTACGACACGTTTGATATTCTTCAAGATGAGGAG GTTCGACAAGGACTGAAAACATATTCCAACTGGCCAACATATCCTCAGCTGTATGTGAAAGGTGAACTGATCGGTGGACTGGATATTGTAAAG gagctgaaggagagcGGGGATCTCCAGTCCGTCTTGAAAGGCGAAAACTAG